The window TGCGGTTGATACTAAAGAGACATGAAAAAGAAGGAGTGAGGGAAGGGCATGAAATGTAAGAGAGATAGCCATTGAAAGACAAGTTATGGATCATTTGTTTGAAGTTTGTGGATTTATTATACAGAGACACTTTTTACGGTTCAGTCTTTGGAGCAAGGTTTGCTGGATCAAGTAGTCCCATAAGTTCAAGGAAAAAGACGATCAACTCCTTACTTATAGCTGTCTGTCTGAAGTGGTTTAAGTGAGATCTGAGGCTGACACTTGAAGATCAAATCTTAGGGTTGGATTTAGATCACTAACTCGCTTACAACCCAAGTAAACCCAATCTTACTAGTACAATCTTTAGCATAACCcgtaaatataattttgaagacCAAATCTTAGGGTTGTATTTAGATCTCTTTATTGTTATGTCCCACAACTTGAGACTTAAAAGACAAGATAAAACATCCACATCCAGTGAGAGACTTTTTCTTATTATGTCCCCACtagttgaaaataaaaatagtagtgGGAAATAATCAACTTGAGAGTCTGctaattaattaaacaaaataatctaaACGTGTTAATTAGGCCTACAAAATCGGATGTTACTTAAGAAGCAAGAATGTTCCTGAGAAATGTTCTACTCTCCATAGTCCATACGCTACGTATTGAGACCAGATTACATGCAGTAATATGGGCACATGTTAATAACAAACGCATGGCATGCGATAAAATCATCCGAGTTACACGCAGTTAGCTTATAGATgtgttataagaaaataaagatAGCTGAAAGAGAACTCGGCTAGAATTAATCCGATTTTGAAGGAGCCATGAGAATTACATGTGTTCATTAAACCATGCATTATAAACTCCACAGTATAAATTAACCGACTACTACATAAATAGATATATCGATATGTGGTCACACAAGAATCATCTCTCCTTAATGGCTATAGTGTAATCAGTTAAAGAGACCAATGAAGATACATCGTGCCATAATCCTGGTGACACTCTTGGCTTTGATCAAGACCGCCGTTTCCCAACTTCAATCGATTGAGCAGTGCAGAGAGGTGTTCGACAGTTTCATGCCGTGCATGGGCTTCGTCGAGGGAATCTTCGAGCAACCTTCTCCACAATGCTGTAGAGGCGTGAGCCACTTGAACAATGTCGTCAAGTTCAAGACTCCAGTTACTACTCTTTCTCtatttacgttttttttttcagtctaGAGCCGGTCATAGGCACAGCCAAGTGAATTACTCGTCTTGGAGCCCGAAAATtttaagttaatatatatacacagattaccaaattattttaaaattctaatattaAAATTCTTACAAATTGTTTATGGCTCTCGAGATCTCAAGGCCAGTCCTTCTTTTCACCATTAGCTATTAGTAATCTGACGTTATATATTAAGCAGGGATCGAGGAAGAATGAGCAGGGGACTGGACAGTTAGAGAGAGTATGCGAATGCATAGAGATGATGGGAAAATCAGATCATCTTCCTTTTCTGGCATCCGCCATCAACAATCTTCCTCCCCTTTGTTCTCTTTCGCTCAGCTTTCCTATCTCTGTTGGAATGGACTGTTCTCAGTAATTATTATTCTCCTCTCCATAATTTTTAACCTAAAAATGTCATTTGTTACAGTTTTCCTATGTGTAAAGGACTAATATTGGAGTATTTTCTTTTTCGTTACAGGTTTAGAAACATGAAGGAACTCGACGCTGAAAAAGTAAACTAGTTACAAGAAGATATGAATATTGGAAAGGGAAGACTTGTAATAGCTATCtgtgtatgatatatataatttagctTATTGTATTAGTGACGAGTCTTAAAAAGCAAGCAAATGTTAAGTTCTATAAGCGGTTATAGTATTAATATTATGTGTACTAGATACTttgcccgggctacgcccgggtttatTCAAATAATGTTGTATTTAATATCAATATTACAATATATTACTTCTAtgttataagaatataaatagaaattgaattttttttttcgtcatAGAAATTGAATTAG of the Brassica rapa cultivar Chiifu-401-42 chromosome A03, CAAS_Brap_v3.01, whole genome shotgun sequence genome contains:
- the LOC103861826 gene encoding protein ARABIDOPSIS THALIANA ANTHER 7, producing MKIHRAIILVTLLALIKTAVSQLQSIEQCREVFDSFMPCMGFVEGIFEQPSPQCCRGVSHLNNVVKFKTPGSRKNEQGTGQLERVCECIEMMGKSDHLPFLASAINNLPPLCSLSLSFPISVGMDCSQFRNMKELDAEKVN